A genomic segment from Micromonospora echinaurantiaca encodes:
- a CDS encoding sigma-70 family RNA polymerase sigma factor yields MLRALDGSLAGRAERMTALHADHARAVLRLLLVLTRDQRQTAEDLLQETMLRAWRHLDSVPAEPDAARRWLCTVARRLVIDGVRLRRGRPAEVHLVDMTWIPAGDDTTGSALAAHAIRHALGRLSPAQRNLLSEVYLVGRSAEEVAGRLGVPIGTVKSRTHYALRALRTGLEAA; encoded by the coding sequence GTGCTGCGGGCACTCGACGGATCACTGGCCGGCCGGGCCGAGCGGATGACCGCGCTGCACGCGGACCACGCCCGTGCCGTACTGCGTCTCTTGCTCGTGCTGACCCGCGACCAGCGGCAGACCGCCGAGGATCTGCTCCAGGAGACGATGTTGCGGGCCTGGCGGCACCTCGACTCGGTGCCGGCCGAGCCCGACGCCGCCCGCCGGTGGCTCTGCACCGTCGCCCGGCGGCTCGTCATCGACGGCGTCCGGCTGCGGCGGGGCCGCCCGGCCGAGGTCCATCTGGTCGACATGACCTGGATCCCCGCTGGTGACGACACCACCGGCAGTGCCCTGGCCGCGCACGCCATCCGGCACGCGCTCGGCCGGCTGAGCCCGGCGCAGCGCAACCTGCTCTCCGAGGTTTACCTGGTCGGGCGGTCCGCGGAAGAGGTCGCGGGCCGGCTGGGAGTGCCGATCGGCACGGTGAAGTCCCGGACCCACTACGCGCTGCGCGCCCTGCGCACCGGCCTCGAGGCGGCCTGA
- a CDS encoding AfsR/SARP family transcriptional regulator, with the protein MRAEAGDTIGFSVLGSIRVVRAGTELHLGARQQRLVLALLLARAGSPVSLAELVELLWDEESPASAANVVHRHVGVLRRLLEPGLPTRSAGRHILRDLSGYRLRADEESLDLLKFRSLSRLAGRSLQDGDPESALRHSLDGLRLWRGRCAAGLEPASRLHPAFIAVEAERAQAVREAADAAERCDRLSAVLAPLRQAAEQHPLDESLQSRLLLALAADGRQAEAVQTYRVVRRRLADELGIDPGEELREAYDRLLHQRTRPTRAGSPAPLPRPAQLPPDLPFFSGRDDLIAEARAAVARPGGPKVLAIDGMPGIGKTALAVHLAHQFAAGYPDGQLYVDLRGYDGREPAMCPAEALRGFLGSLGVPQEGIPAELHAQAGMYRSSLAGKRVLIVLDNCRDAEQIRHLLPGSPGCLVIVTSRGRLSTLLTTAGAHPLPVGLPSVDEARAALLRPLGAIRVAADPAAIDAIITSCGRLPLALAVVAARAASQPGTPPAQIAAELVQAPGSLDGFHCEDPRTGLRAAFSWSYQALSAPAARLFRLLPTHPGPDISIAGAAGLAGVPLPTGRALIGELSRAHLIGEDLPGRYRTHDLLLAYATELGEEVDSPAERAAAELRCLEFYRATCYQAHRRLLASEYHPMIEPGPGETPLRFAGHGDAMRWFVAERQVLIALVGRAARQGRHTDAWQLALGMQHFFDRSGRWVDWTTTGEVALEAARAGGDLVGQARMHRSLAGAAYFRREHEIAVGHLDRALELLARLGLYDEMTRAEINRAMILAAQGRHEEVVRALCAALGPWTTGDDKLLADALVIMAASYAELGREDEAVRCAEQAMALSRGAQYRLGIAEAWEVLGQVHSVRREPGKAIDCWREAAVAYQEASASAPAAEVLALLGDALAAAGDQDAAVRAWQEALALIPYAQTRTGRRLAALLAAVTSRP; encoded by the coding sequence GTGCGGGCGGAGGCGGGCGACACGATCGGCTTCTCGGTGCTCGGCTCGATCCGGGTCGTCCGCGCCGGCACCGAGCTGCATCTGGGCGCCCGCCAGCAGCGCCTGGTGCTCGCGTTACTGCTGGCCCGGGCCGGTTCACCGGTCTCCCTGGCCGAGCTGGTCGAGCTGCTCTGGGACGAGGAGTCCCCGGCAAGCGCCGCGAACGTCGTGCACCGCCACGTCGGGGTGCTCCGGCGGCTGCTCGAGCCCGGCCTGCCCACCCGGTCGGCAGGCCGGCACATTCTCCGGGACCTCTCCGGCTATCGGCTGCGCGCCGACGAGGAGTCCCTTGACCTGCTGAAGTTCCGGTCGCTGAGCCGGCTGGCAGGCCGGAGCCTGCAGGACGGCGACCCGGAGTCGGCGCTGCGACATTCCCTCGACGGGCTGCGGCTGTGGCGCGGCCGGTGCGCTGCGGGCCTGGAACCGGCCTCCCGCCTGCATCCCGCGTTCATCGCCGTGGAGGCCGAACGCGCCCAGGCCGTGCGCGAGGCCGCCGACGCCGCCGAGCGTTGCGACCGGCTGAGCGCGGTGCTGGCGCCGTTGCGGCAGGCCGCCGAGCAGCACCCGCTCGACGAGTCGCTGCAGAGCCGGCTGCTGCTGGCGCTCGCCGCCGACGGCCGCCAGGCGGAGGCCGTCCAGACGTACCGGGTGGTGCGTCGCCGGCTCGCCGACGAGCTGGGCATCGATCCGGGCGAGGAGTTGCGGGAGGCGTACGACCGGCTGCTGCACCAGCGCACCCGGCCGACACGTGCCGGGTCGCCGGCGCCCCTCCCCCGGCCCGCGCAGCTGCCGCCGGACCTGCCCTTCTTCAGCGGCCGCGACGACCTCATCGCCGAGGCCCGCGCGGCGGTCGCGCGCCCGGGCGGGCCGAAGGTGCTCGCGATCGACGGCATGCCCGGGATCGGCAAGACCGCCCTCGCCGTCCACCTCGCCCACCAGTTCGCCGCCGGCTATCCGGACGGGCAGCTCTATGTCGACCTGCGCGGATACGACGGGCGGGAGCCGGCGATGTGTCCGGCCGAGGCGCTGCGCGGCTTCCTCGGCTCGCTCGGGGTGCCGCAGGAGGGCATTCCCGCCGAGCTGCACGCGCAGGCCGGCATGTACCGCAGCAGCCTGGCCGGCAAGCGCGTGCTGATCGTGCTCGACAACTGCCGGGACGCCGAGCAGATCCGGCACCTGCTACCGGGCAGTCCCGGCTGTCTGGTGATCGTCACCAGCCGCGGCCGACTCAGCACCCTGCTGACCACGGCCGGCGCCCACCCGTTGCCGGTCGGCCTGCCGAGCGTCGACGAGGCCCGCGCGGCGCTCCTTCGGCCGCTCGGCGCCATCCGTGTCGCGGCGGATCCGGCCGCGATCGACGCCATCATCACCAGTTGCGGGCGGCTTCCGCTCGCGCTGGCCGTGGTGGCCGCCCGCGCGGCGAGCCAGCCGGGTACGCCACCGGCGCAGATCGCCGCCGAGCTGGTTCAGGCGCCCGGAAGCCTGGACGGCTTCCACTGCGAGGACCCGCGGACCGGACTGCGCGCCGCCTTCTCCTGGTCCTACCAGGCACTCTCCGCCCCGGCCGCCCGGCTCTTCCGGCTGCTGCCGACCCACCCCGGCCCCGACATCTCGATCGCCGGCGCGGCGGGCCTGGCCGGCGTCCCGCTGCCGACCGGCCGGGCGCTGATCGGCGAACTGAGCCGCGCGCACCTGATCGGCGAGGACCTGCCCGGCCGCTACCGCACTCACGACCTGCTGTTGGCCTATGCCACGGAGCTCGGCGAGGAGGTCGACAGCCCGGCCGAGCGCGCCGCCGCGGAACTGCGCTGCCTGGAGTTCTACCGGGCCACCTGCTATCAGGCGCACCGGCGGCTGCTGGCCTCCGAGTACCACCCGATGATCGAGCCGGGGCCGGGCGAGACCCCGCTGCGCTTCGCCGGCCACGGCGACGCGATGCGCTGGTTCGTCGCCGAGCGGCAGGTCCTGATCGCGCTGGTCGGCCGGGCCGCCCGGCAGGGCCGGCACACCGACGCCTGGCAGCTCGCCCTGGGCATGCAGCACTTCTTCGACCGCAGCGGCCGGTGGGTCGACTGGACGACGACCGGCGAGGTTGCCCTCGAGGCCGCCCGCGCGGGCGGCGACCTGGTCGGGCAGGCCCGGATGCACCGCAGCCTGGCCGGGGCGGCCTACTTCCGGCGCGAGCACGAGATTGCGGTCGGGCATCTCGACCGGGCGCTCGAGCTACTCGCCCGGCTCGGCCTGTACGACGAGATGACCCGGGCCGAGATCAACCGGGCGATGATCCTGGCCGCCCAGGGGCGACACGAGGAGGTCGTCCGGGCGCTTTGCGCGGCGCTGGGGCCATGGACGACCGGAGACGACAAACTGCTCGCGGACGCCTTGGTGATCATGGCCGCGAGCTACGCCGAACTGGGCCGGGAGGACGAGGCCGTGCGCTGCGCCGAGCAGGCGATGGCGCTGTCGCGCGGTGCGCAGTACAGGCTGGGCATCGCCGAGGCGTGGGAGGTGCTCGGCCAGGTGCATTCCGTCCGCCGGGAGCCCGGCAAGGCGATCGACTGCTGGCGCGAGGCGGCCGTCGCCTACCAGGAGGCCTCGGCGTCGGCACCGGCCGCGGAGGTGCTGGCGCTGCTCGGCGACGCCCTCGCTGCCGCCGGCGACCAGGACGCCGCGGTACGGGCGTGGCAGGAGGCGCTGGCCCTGATCCCGTACGCGCAGACCCGGACCGGCCGGCGGCTGGCCGCTCTGCTCGCGGCGGTCACGTCACGTCCGTGA